In one window of Bradyrhizobium sp. AZCC 1721 DNA:
- a CDS encoding ABC transporter substrate-binding protein: protein MSMKWKIVAALALLLSGPAFAAEEPGITATEIKIGGVFPFSGPASSIGLVGRGVMAYIQSVNDRGGINGRKINYIAYDDAYSPPKAVEHVRKLVESDEVSFMFGQLGTPGISATAKYLRSKGVPSIAIMSGSSKFTDIANYPLTTTGLVSYDTEGKIYAKYLTRALPNAKYAILYQNDDLGKDYVNAFRAFLGKDFDRKVVTASYEVTEPTIDSQVVNLKSSGADALVIAGTPKFAAQAIRQAAVIGWKATVILNFPSSSVGGTLAPAGLDKSVGVIVGTTNKDILDPAWKDDPGMQAYRAFFDKYLPGADITNGSYLTGYQQGIVLEQILKQCGSDLSRKNILAQAKNLKDFVIPTALPGIKVNTSSAENMIWTQMRLQRWAGTSWQAFGEVLDARSE, encoded by the coding sequence ATGTCGATGAAATGGAAGATTGTGGCGGCTTTGGCTTTGCTTTTGAGCGGCCCGGCATTCGCGGCCGAAGAGCCCGGAATTACAGCGACCGAGATCAAGATCGGCGGCGTTTTTCCCTTTAGCGGACCGGCGTCGTCGATCGGTCTCGTGGGCAGGGGAGTTATGGCCTATATCCAGTCGGTCAACGACCGCGGCGGCATCAACGGTCGCAAGATTAACTACATCGCATATGACGATGCATATAGCCCTCCTAAGGCGGTGGAGCATGTCCGCAAACTCGTTGAGAGCGACGAAGTGTCGTTCATGTTCGGCCAGCTCGGCACTCCCGGTATCTCCGCTACGGCTAAATACCTGAGGTCGAAAGGGGTGCCCAGCATCGCAATTATGAGCGGGTCATCCAAGTTCACGGATATTGCCAACTACCCGCTGACCACGACAGGTCTTGTCAGCTACGACACCGAAGGAAAGATCTACGCCAAATATTTGACGAGGGCATTGCCAAACGCAAAGTATGCCATCCTCTATCAGAACGACGACCTTGGCAAAGACTATGTCAACGCCTTCAGGGCGTTTCTCGGTAAGGATTTCGACCGAAAGGTCGTAACTGCGTCCTATGAGGTTACCGAACCGACGATTGATTCACAGGTGGTCAATCTGAAGAGCTCCGGTGCGGATGCCCTCGTGATCGCCGGCACGCCGAAGTTCGCCGCTCAGGCCATCCGGCAAGCCGCGGTGATCGGCTGGAAGGCGACCGTAATCCTCAATTTTCCATCCAGCTCGGTCGGAGGCACGCTCGCACCGGCCGGTCTCGACAAATCGGTCGGCGTGATCGTCGGCACGACCAACAAGGACATTCTGGATCCGGCATGGAAAGACGACCCGGGTATGCAGGCCTACAGGGCATTCTTTGACAAGTATTTGCCGGGCGCCGACATCACCAATGGCAGCTATCTGACCGGCTATCAGCAAGGCATCGTGCTCGAGCAGATTCTAAAACAATGCGGGAGCGACTTGTCCCGCAAGAATATTCTTGCGCAGGCCAAGAACCTGAAGGACTTCGTCATTCCAACTGCGCTGCCCGGCATCAAGGTCAACACCTCCAGCGCCGAGAACATGATCTGGACGCAGATGCGGTTGCAGCGATGGGCCGGCACGAGCTGGCAAGCCTTCGGGGAAGTACTGGACGCCAGGTCCGAGTGA
- a CDS encoding AMP-binding protein yields MSTKALTFAPKEVSIARRTDGTLVLSSPIQLGECDWRITDFLPTWANSVPDRIFLAQRNARGGWDEITYSEAWLQVQAVGQSLIDMGAKPADKLAVLSGNSIENAVISFAAMSIGVILAPISPNYTLMPGGLARLKDVAEALRPNFVFVQSGRDYSAGRSIAELAAATWISVDGAPDTVPFQTLTARSLSDGFERASSAVSCDAVAKILFTSGSTGFPKGVLNTHRMMASSLQMGSLLVSPPDTPVQVEWLPWHHTMGSNVILHSILKNGGTLYIDDGRPLPQLFHKTIANLREISPTAMFNVPAGYNLLCDAIENDRELGASVFKRMDRMSYAGAAISEGTLEKLYRLTSSITGRRIPVMSGYGTTETAPTISTTHWATDQPGEIGLPAPGLQLKLIPVSDTYEARVKGPNVTPGYLGRPDLTEKAFDEEGFYRIGDTVSFLDPAKPELGLRFTGRISENFKLANGTWVSIGNVRAAILAATRGVLLDIVVAGENREACALLCWLNPTEAARISKSPGSDLTCDADVVEFLKERFWEYNETVGSSERICSFSLLKEPPSMAAGEITDKAYVNQRAVLKHRSEQVERLYCNETSRDVMRV; encoded by the coding sequence ATGTCGACGAAGGCACTGACGTTTGCGCCAAAAGAGGTTTCGATAGCGCGTCGAACCGACGGCACGCTCGTATTGAGCTCGCCTATTCAGTTGGGCGAGTGCGATTGGCGCATCACAGACTTCCTTCCGACCTGGGCAAATTCTGTTCCGGATCGAATTTTTCTCGCGCAGCGCAACGCGAGGGGAGGATGGGACGAGATTACCTATAGCGAGGCCTGGTTGCAGGTTCAGGCGGTCGGCCAAAGCCTGATCGATATGGGTGCAAAGCCGGCTGACAAGCTGGCGGTGCTTTCAGGAAACTCGATCGAGAACGCGGTGATCTCGTTCGCAGCGATGTCAATCGGGGTAATCCTGGCGCCAATATCGCCAAACTACACGCTGATGCCCGGCGGCCTGGCCCGCCTCAAGGACGTTGCGGAAGCGCTGCGTCCGAATTTCGTTTTCGTTCAGAGCGGACGCGACTATTCCGCCGGTCGGTCCATTGCCGAATTGGCAGCCGCGACCTGGATCAGCGTCGATGGCGCGCCGGACACGGTGCCTTTCCAGACTCTGACCGCCCGAAGCTTGAGCGACGGATTCGAGCGTGCATCAAGTGCGGTGTCTTGCGATGCCGTCGCAAAGATTCTCTTCACGTCCGGTTCGACCGGTTTCCCGAAAGGCGTGCTCAACACCCACCGCATGATGGCGAGCTCACTGCAAATGGGCAGCCTGCTGGTGTCTCCTCCGGATACGCCTGTCCAGGTCGAGTGGCTGCCATGGCACCACACAATGGGCAGCAACGTGATCCTTCATAGCATCCTCAAGAATGGCGGAACGCTCTACATCGACGACGGTCGGCCGCTGCCTCAGCTGTTCCACAAGACCATCGCCAACCTCAGGGAAATTTCCCCGACCGCCATGTTCAACGTGCCTGCCGGCTATAACCTGTTGTGTGATGCGATCGAGAACGACCGCGAGCTTGGCGCCAGCGTGTTCAAGCGGATGGATAGAATGAGCTATGCCGGGGCTGCAATTTCGGAAGGCACGCTCGAAAAGCTCTATCGATTGACGTCCTCGATCACCGGTCGGCGCATCCCGGTCATGTCGGGCTATGGCACCACCGAAACGGCCCCGACCATTAGTACGACCCATTGGGCCACCGACCAGCCGGGAGAGATTGGTCTTCCCGCGCCGGGTCTGCAATTGAAGCTGATCCCGGTTTCAGATACTTACGAGGCAAGGGTCAAGGGACCCAACGTTACCCCAGGTTATCTCGGAAGGCCGGATTTGACGGAAAAGGCCTTTGATGAGGAAGGCTTCTATCGCATCGGCGACACTGTTTCGTTTCTGGATCCCGCGAAGCCGGAGCTTGGGCTGCGTTTTACGGGCAGAATTTCCGAAAACTTCAAACTCGCGAACGGCACGTGGGTCTCGATCGGCAATGTACGCGCGGCAATCCTGGCAGCCACGCGCGGCGTATTGCTGGACATTGTCGTTGCCGGGGAAAATCGTGAAGCGTGCGCGCTGCTCTGCTGGTTGAATCCGACCGAGGCAGCGCGGATTTCGAAGAGTCCAGGCTCAGATTTGACCTGCGATGCCGATGTGGTCGAATTTTTGAAGGAACGTTTTTGGGAATATAATGAAACCGTTGGAAGCAGCGAAAGAATCTGTTCGTTCTCTCTGTTGAAGGAGCCGCCGTCAATGGCAGCAGGGGAAATCACCGACAAGGCCTACGTCAATCAACGTGCTGTGCTGAAGCATCGTTCTGAACAGGTCGAGCGCCTCTACTGCAACGAAACAAGTCGAGATGTGATGCGGGTCTAA
- a CDS encoding winged helix-turn-helix transcriptional regulator, translating into MRWDALEEEPCSMARTIGVIGDRWTLLILRECFLRTRRFEGFQSALGITRHLLAERLKKLVRLGVLRRIPYQESPKRHEYILTQKGLDLYPIMMAIVHWGDTHMVDERGRPLLHQHRKCGKNFDPVMVCSECGEPLSAKEVHTHPGPGARSTPAVKAPESPKAKARRKAAA; encoded by the coding sequence ATGCGATGGGATGCCCTTGAAGAAGAGCCGTGTTCGATGGCCCGCACCATCGGCGTGATCGGTGACCGCTGGACCCTTCTTATCCTGCGCGAATGCTTCCTTCGCACCCGCCGCTTCGAAGGATTTCAGTCCGCGCTTGGGATCACACGGCATTTGCTCGCGGAGCGGCTGAAGAAACTGGTCCGGCTTGGTGTCCTGCGCCGCATTCCCTATCAGGAGTCGCCCAAGCGGCATGAATACATCCTTACCCAGAAGGGACTCGATCTCTATCCGATCATGATGGCGATTGTACATTGGGGCGACACGCACATGGTCGACGAACGCGGGCGGCCGTTGCTGCACCAGCACCGCAAATGCGGCAAGAACTTCGATCCGGTCATGGTGTGCTCTGAGTGCGGCGAGCCGCTTTCGGCTAAGGAGGTTCATACCCACCCCGGCCCCGGCGCCCGAAGCACGCCAGCGGTAAAGGCGCCAGAGAGCCCGAAGGCAAAAGCGCGCCGCAAAGCAGCTGCTTGA
- a CDS encoding 2-hydroxychromene-2-carboxylate isomerase gives MPLKVEFQFDFGSPNAYLAEVAIPGIERRTGVKFEYVPVLLGGIYKATGNMSPFDSLRGIKNKPEYQALETQRFIRRHNITKFRQNPFFPVNTLMLMRGAVAAQFEGVFEPYFRAAYHHMWEEPKKMDDLEIFRNAFVSSGIDIDRLIARAQQDDVKKRLIDLTNDAVSRGAFGSPTFFVGKEMFFGKDQLRDVEESIVEQTRQPVPKTA, from the coding sequence ATGCCCCTGAAGGTAGAATTCCAGTTCGATTTCGGCAGCCCCAACGCATATCTGGCGGAAGTTGCCATTCCGGGAATCGAGCGGCGTACCGGCGTGAAGTTCGAGTATGTCCCGGTTTTGCTCGGCGGCATCTACAAGGCGACCGGCAACATGTCGCCGTTCGACTCGCTTCGCGGCATCAAGAACAAGCCGGAATACCAGGCGCTCGAGACCCAGCGGTTCATCCGGCGCCACAACATCACGAAATTCCGCCAGAATCCGTTCTTTCCGGTCAACACGCTGATGCTGATGCGCGGTGCCGTCGCCGCCCAATTTGAAGGCGTATTCGAGCCCTATTTCCGTGCCGCCTACCATCATATGTGGGAAGAGCCGAAGAAGATGGACGACCTCGAAATCTTCCGGAATGCGTTTGTTTCGTCGGGAATCGATATCGACAGGTTGATCGCCCGCGCACAACAGGATGACGTCAAGAAGAGGCTGATCGATCTGACCAACGACGCGGTCAGCCGGGGAGCATTTGGCTCGCCGACTTTCTTCGTTGGAAAGGAAATGTTCTTCGGCAAGGACCAGCTTCGTGACGTGGAGGAGTCCATTGTCGAACAGACCCGTCAGCCTGTTCCCAAGACGGCGTAG
- a CDS encoding CaiB/BaiF CoA transferase family protein, which translates to MPGPLNGVRVLDLTGVVSGPFATMFLADQGADVLKIEPIGGDITRRSRATIDKDGEFSALFISSNRGKRSLSIDVKSTGGREVLTRLVAQADVLVQNFRPGTMERLGLGVEELRQRHPRLIYVSISGVGDTGPYVKKRVYDPIIQGLSGFADIQSQPITNRPQMIRTIVCDKTTAVFTAQAVAAALYAREKTGQGDHIQVAMLDAMISYLWPEGMMQYTVVGAEAAAADPNDRPDLVFKTSDGYITAGTISDSEWQGFCRASGDPELANDPRFATPSARSVNATARINKMAEYISQHTTAEWLDRLDAADVPCAPILRRSEIIHNEQVVARGIIAEFDQPKVGRVRQPKPAARFEINEAVIGGPAPRVGEHSREVLRELGYDDSAIEKMIAERAVRVAV; encoded by the coding sequence ATGCCTGGTCCGCTCAATGGTGTTCGTGTCCTCGACCTGACCGGCGTGGTGTCGGGCCCGTTCGCGACCATGTTTCTGGCGGACCAGGGCGCCGACGTGCTGAAGATCGAGCCGATCGGCGGCGATATTACGCGCCGCAGCCGGGCCACGATCGACAAGGACGGCGAGTTCTCCGCGCTGTTCATCTCTTCCAACCGCGGCAAGCGTTCGCTGTCGATCGACGTCAAGAGCACGGGTGGCCGTGAGGTGCTCACCAGGCTGGTCGCGCAGGCCGATGTGTTGGTGCAGAACTTCCGGCCCGGCACCATGGAGCGCCTCGGTCTAGGCGTGGAAGAATTGCGGCAGCGCCATCCGCGCCTGATCTACGTTTCGATCAGCGGCGTTGGTGATACCGGCCCGTATGTAAAGAAGCGCGTCTATGACCCGATCATTCAGGGCTTGTCGGGCTTCGCCGATATCCAGTCGCAGCCGATAACGAACCGTCCGCAAATGATCCGCACGATCGTATGCGACAAGACCACTGCAGTGTTCACTGCACAGGCGGTGGCGGCAGCGCTCTATGCCCGCGAGAAAACTGGGCAGGGCGATCATATCCAGGTCGCGATGCTGGATGCGATGATTTCCTACCTGTGGCCCGAAGGCATGATGCAGTATACGGTTGTGGGGGCCGAGGCCGCCGCAGCCGATCCCAACGATCGGCCGGATCTCGTGTTCAAAACCAGTGATGGCTACATCACCGCCGGCACGATTTCGGATTCCGAATGGCAGGGTTTCTGCCGGGCATCCGGCGATCCCGAGCTTGCCAACGATCCACGCTTTGCGACGCCATCGGCGCGTTCGGTCAACGCCACCGCGCGCATCAACAAGATGGCTGAGTATATCAGCCAGCATACCACCGCGGAATGGCTGGACCGGCTGGACGCCGCCGACGTGCCTTGTGCGCCGATCCTGCGGCGGAGCGAAATCATCCACAATGAGCAGGTGGTGGCGCGCGGTATCATCGCGGAATTCGATCAGCCGAAAGTCGGCCGAGTGCGGCAGCCGAAGCCCGCGGCTCGCTTCGAAATCAATGAGGCGGTAATTGGTGGACCGGCGCCCCGGGTCGGCGAGCACTCGCGCGAGGTGTTGCGCGAACTGGGTTATGACGACAGCGCCATCGAGAAGATGATCGCCGAACGTGCCGTGCGTGTGGCCGTCTAG
- a CDS encoding glutathione S-transferase family protein — MNATPDLTLWGVGTSRTIRPHWAMHELGLSYRVRPIGPRTGETKTAEYTKLNPRQKIPLLQDGDFCIGESAAIVAYLSRTYSTPERSLIPETQREFAAWLEWCFFIVAELDSTSLYVMRRHRADALGHIYGIAPDVVAQAGEYFRQQLRHVEVALADGRTFLMGDRFTSADILLTTCLDWAIAYGVGICDNAQPYLERIQKREAYQRAVAANVPVAPITPAAAKI; from the coding sequence ATGAACGCAACACCCGATCTAACCCTGTGGGGCGTTGGGACAAGCCGCACCATCCGTCCACACTGGGCCATGCACGAGCTTGGCTTGTCCTACAGAGTCAGGCCGATCGGGCCGCGGACCGGCGAGACCAAGACGGCCGAATACACCAAGCTCAATCCCCGCCAGAAAATCCCCTTGCTGCAGGACGGCGACTTCTGCATCGGTGAAAGCGCCGCGATTGTCGCCTATCTGTCGCGAACCTATTCGACGCCGGAACGTTCGCTGATTCCCGAAACCCAGCGCGAGTTCGCCGCATGGCTCGAATGGTGCTTCTTTATCGTGGCCGAACTCGATTCCACCAGCCTTTACGTCATGCGCCGCCATCGCGCGGATGCGTTGGGACATATCTATGGAATTGCGCCCGACGTCGTCGCGCAGGCGGGTGAGTATTTCCGGCAACAGTTACGACACGTGGAGGTCGCCCTGGCAGACGGGCGGACATTCCTGATGGGTGACCGGTTCACCAGCGCCGACATCCTGCTTACGACGTGCCTCGATTGGGCTATCGCTTACGGCGTCGGTATTTGCGACAATGCGCAACCCTACCTTGAACGCATCCAGAAGCGGGAGGCCTATCAGCGAGCGGTCGCGGCGAATGTCCCGGTGGCACCGATCACGCCGGCAGCGGCGAAGATCTGA
- a CDS encoding SDR family NAD(P)-dependent oxidoreductase, translating to MAESRGVAILVGAGDAIGAAVARRFAKGGYTVCICRRDAAKSQGLVDELSAAGHRIHAFSVDARQEAEVQKLFSDVETNIGPIEVCLFNAGSNVNKPLAETTEKLFFKAWELACYAGFLVGREAARVMLPRGRGTIFFTGATASVRGGQGFAAFSSAKFGLRAVAQAMARELGPKNIHVVHLIIDAGVDSEAIHQRMKAAKGIEASEIPQDSLTKTSSIAEAYWFAHQQSRDGWTHELDLRPSVEKW from the coding sequence ATGGCGGAAAGTCGCGGCGTAGCAATACTGGTGGGCGCGGGCGACGCGATCGGTGCGGCCGTCGCGCGACGTTTTGCCAAGGGCGGCTATACGGTTTGTATCTGCCGGCGTGACGCAGCCAAATCCCAGGGACTGGTGGATGAACTCAGCGCTGCGGGTCACCGTATCCACGCTTTCAGCGTCGATGCTCGTCAGGAAGCCGAAGTTCAAAAGCTTTTTTCCGACGTCGAGACCAATATCGGGCCGATCGAGGTCTGCCTTTTCAATGCCGGATCGAATGTCAACAAGCCCCTCGCGGAGACCACGGAAAAGCTGTTCTTCAAGGCCTGGGAACTGGCCTGCTATGCCGGATTCCTGGTCGGACGCGAGGCCGCGCGCGTCATGCTGCCACGTGGGCGCGGCACCATCTTCTTTACCGGTGCGACCGCCAGTGTCCGTGGCGGCCAGGGCTTTGCGGCATTTTCATCGGCGAAGTTCGGACTTCGCGCGGTCGCCCAAGCCATGGCGCGCGAGCTGGGACCGAAGAACATTCACGTGGTCCATCTCATCATTGACGCCGGCGTGGATAGCGAAGCCATTCATCAGCGGATGAAAGCGGCGAAGGGAATCGAGGCAAGCGAGATTCCCCAGGACAGCCTGACGAAGACCTCTTCCATCGCCGAGGCCTATTGGTTCGCCCATCAGCAAAGCCGAGACGGCTGGACCCACGAACTCGATCTTCGTCCGTCCGTGGAGAAATGGTGA
- a CDS encoding class I adenylate-forming enzyme family protein → MAGPSGAIDIDEIAAGLPRRIHEVTADHVADAPGRIALIEDGSAWSYRELNRRVTEIAAVLSSLGVRAGDRMVIVSENCISLAALLLAASRLDAWAIVASPRLSARELDQIRDHSGARRMFFTSSVSKEAAAHALRLGAENRQLGPLQEIGVAPLDEGATVEPVEADPSKQVAVLIYTSGTTGTPKGVMLSHDNLLISAKATAHFRNMDHNDKIYLVLPISHIVGISLLTMTLMVGGTVRLASRYDPATLAKALVDEGITMLDGGPATYQGLLEYKNVPGLKQVDCGVLRLIAVSGSSLDLNLKTRVEKEFGLPLLNGYGTTECSLGVSAVRFDAPRSDDAVGALLPGVEARVRTLDGIPLSKGEVGELHVRGRNVMRGYYRAPDLTAKVMDTERWFNTGDLARFEGDCLHIVGRSKEMTGAISAEIEAILNSHKDVQSAVVGQALNGNGEIVAFVQPFPGSRVKPTDLMDSIKPRLASYIRPPKIIVVDILPGSSTGKIREHELARRFRCDQAAAKQAAKLQRRTHLT, encoded by the coding sequence GTGGCGGGTCCGTCAGGGGCGATCGATATCGATGAGATTGCTGCAGGGCTGCCTCGCCGCATCCACGAAGTCACGGCTGACCATGTCGCCGATGCCCCAGGCCGAATCGCCTTGATCGAAGACGGCTCCGCTTGGAGCTATCGTGAGCTGAATAGGCGAGTCACCGAGATTGCCGCCGTTCTTTCCTCGCTCGGGGTGCGAGCGGGCGATCGTATGGTTATTGTCAGCGAAAATTGCATTTCGCTGGCGGCCTTGCTGCTGGCGGCGAGCCGACTCGACGCCTGGGCGATCGTCGCCAGTCCACGATTATCGGCGCGCGAACTAGACCAGATTCGCGATCATAGCGGCGCTCGTCGAATGTTCTTTACGTCGAGCGTCTCGAAAGAAGCTGCTGCCCATGCGTTGCGCCTTGGAGCGGAGAACCGGCAGTTGGGACCTCTGCAGGAGATCGGCGTTGCGCCGCTCGACGAAGGTGCAACCGTCGAACCGGTGGAAGCCGATCCGTCAAAACAAGTCGCGGTTCTGATCTACACCTCGGGAACGACCGGAACGCCGAAGGGGGTGATGCTCTCCCACGATAACCTGCTGATCAGCGCCAAGGCCACCGCGCATTTCCGCAACATGGATCATAATGACAAGATCTATCTGGTGCTACCGATCTCGCATATCGTCGGCATCTCGCTCCTGACCATGACCTTAATGGTCGGCGGCACCGTGCGCTTGGCCAGCCGATACGATCCTGCCACGCTTGCCAAGGCACTGGTCGATGAAGGTATCACGATGCTTGATGGCGGGCCGGCCACCTATCAAGGCCTTCTCGAATACAAGAATGTCCCAGGTCTGAAGCAGGTTGACTGCGGCGTACTGCGTTTGATCGCCGTTTCTGGCTCATCCCTCGATCTCAATCTGAAAACTCGCGTAGAGAAGGAATTTGGTTTGCCTCTGCTGAACGGCTATGGGACCACCGAATGTTCGTTAGGGGTATCTGCCGTGCGCTTCGATGCGCCACGTTCCGATGATGCGGTCGGTGCGCTGCTGCCGGGAGTTGAAGCCCGCGTCAGAACGCTGGATGGTATACCGCTGTCAAAAGGCGAAGTTGGCGAGCTTCACGTGCGCGGACGCAACGTGATGCGCGGCTACTATCGTGCGCCAGACCTGACGGCGAAGGTGATGGATACCGAACGCTGGTTCAACACTGGCGATCTCGCGCGCTTCGAAGGCGATTGCCTCCACATTGTCGGCCGTAGCAAGGAAATGACCGGCGCGATCTCAGCCGAGATTGAGGCGATCCTCAATTCACATAAGGATGTGCAATCCGCCGTCGTTGGCCAAGCCCTCAACGGCAATGGGGAGATTGTCGCATTCGTGCAGCCGTTCCCAGGATCGCGCGTCAAGCCGACCGATCTGATGGATTCCATCAAACCTCGACTCGCCTCCTATATTCGGCCGCCGAAAATCATTGTCGTCGACATCCTACCGGGAAGCTCAACCGGCAAGATCCGCGAACATGAGCTCGCCCGCCGCTTTCGTTGCGACCAAGCTGCCGCCAAGCAGGCGGCGAAACTCCAACGACGAACTCACTTGACCTGA
- a CDS encoding SDR family oxidoreductase has protein sequence MQKRNATVAVIGAGDYIGGEIAKKFASEGFTVFAGRRNGAKLEPLVGEIEKAGGEIHARSLDARKEEEIISFLGDADKHAPLEVCIFNIGANVNFPILETTERVFRKVWEMACYSGFLAGREAARLMLPRGKGNIFFTGATASLRGGSGYAAFASAKFGLRAVAQAAARELGPKNIHVAHLIIDSGVDTEWVRQRRIEALGPNALDNPDALMPPSSVAESYWLLYQQPKSAWTFELEIRPFGEKW, from the coding sequence TTGCAAAAGAGAAACGCAACCGTGGCCGTGATCGGCGCCGGGGACTACATCGGCGGCGAGATCGCCAAAAAGTTTGCCTCAGAGGGCTTCACGGTGTTTGCCGGGCGCCGTAACGGGGCCAAACTTGAACCGCTCGTCGGGGAGATCGAGAAGGCCGGCGGCGAAATTCACGCACGCTCGCTCGACGCACGCAAGGAAGAGGAGATCATCTCCTTTCTCGGCGACGCCGACAAGCACGCGCCGCTCGAGGTCTGCATCTTCAACATCGGCGCCAACGTCAACTTTCCGATTCTGGAGACCACCGAGCGCGTGTTCCGCAAGGTATGGGAAATGGCCTGCTATTCTGGCTTCCTCGCCGGCCGCGAAGCAGCGCGACTGATGCTGCCCCGCGGCAAAGGCAATATCTTCTTCACTGGAGCGACGGCGAGTCTCCGTGGTGGATCCGGCTATGCCGCCTTTGCCAGTGCCAAGTTCGGCCTGCGAGCTGTCGCGCAGGCGGCGGCGCGTGAGTTGGGGCCCAAGAACATCCACGTCGCGCATCTCATCATTGATTCCGGCGTCGACACCGAGTGGGTGCGCCAGCGACGGATCGAGGCACTCGGTCCGAACGCGCTAGATAACCCCGATGCTTTGATGCCGCCATCATCAGTCGCGGAATCCTATTGGTTGCTCTATCAGCAGCCCAAGAGCGCCTGGACCTTCGAGCTGGAGATCCGTCCCTTCGGCGAGAAGTGGTAA
- a CDS encoding acyl-CoA dehydrogenase family protein — protein MELELSSEDAAFRDEVRAFIAENYPQEMRVPNPETDLTKEQSLLWHRILYKKGWIAPLWPKEYGGPGWSITQRFIFEQETSRAGTLPPLAFSVTMVGPVIYTFGNDAQKKKFLPRILSGEDWWCQGYSEPGSGSDLASVRTKAVRDGDHYIVNGHKTWTTLAQHADWIFCLVRTDPSAKPQAGISFLLIDMKSPGVTVRPIITIDGSHEVNDVFLEDVRVPAENLIGEENKGWTYAKFLLGNERTSMAGIGRSTRYLGRLKQIVRTEVGEDDPAFGEFIREIARVELDVLALEATELRIVAQMSRGIDPGPAASLFKIRGTEIFQRITDLTHQAIGNYGLAIREHPVSANHFMPGPDYGHTATEKYLNSRKLSIYGGSNEIQRNIIAKAVLGL, from the coding sequence ATGGAGCTCGAACTTTCCAGCGAGGACGCAGCGTTTCGTGACGAGGTGCGCGCTTTCATTGCGGAGAACTATCCGCAGGAAATGCGCGTTCCAAATCCCGAGACCGATTTGACGAAGGAGCAGTCGCTGCTCTGGCACCGGATCCTCTACAAGAAGGGGTGGATTGCTCCGCTCTGGCCCAAGGAGTATGGCGGCCCAGGCTGGTCGATCACGCAGCGCTTCATCTTTGAACAGGAAACCTCACGCGCCGGGACGTTGCCGCCGCTCGCATTCAGCGTCACCATGGTCGGCCCGGTCATCTACACCTTCGGCAACGACGCGCAGAAGAAGAAGTTTCTGCCGCGGATTCTCTCGGGGGAGGATTGGTGGTGCCAGGGTTATTCGGAGCCGGGCTCCGGCTCAGACCTCGCCTCGGTCCGCACTAAGGCGGTACGCGACGGCGACCACTACATCGTCAACGGCCACAAGACATGGACGACGCTGGCCCAGCATGCCGACTGGATCTTCTGCCTGGTGCGGACCGATCCTTCGGCAAAGCCCCAGGCCGGCATCTCCTTTCTGTTGATCGACATGAAATCCCCCGGCGTCACCGTGCGGCCGATCATCACCATCGACGGTTCGCATGAAGTCAACGACGTGTTCCTTGAAGATGTACGAGTGCCGGCCGAGAATCTGATCGGCGAGGAAAACAAGGGCTGGACCTACGCGAAGTTTCTGCTCGGCAACGAGCGTACCAGCATGGCCGGGATCGGCCGGTCCACTCGGTATCTCGGCCGTCTGAAGCAGATCGTGAGAACTGAAGTTGGCGAGGACGATCCGGCGTTCGGGGAGTTCATCAGGGAGATCGCGCGCGTTGAGCTTGATGTGCTGGCGCTGGAGGCAACCGAACTGCGCATCGTCGCGCAGATGTCGCGCGGCATCGACCCGGGACCGGCCGCGTCGTTGTTCAAGATCAGGGGCACCGAGATATTCCAGCGCATCACCGATCTGACGCACCAGGCGATCGGCAATTACGGTCTGGCCATCCGTGAGCACCCGGTAAGCGCTAACCACTTCATGCCGGGACCCGACTATGGGCACACGGCGACTGAGAAGTATCTGAACTCCCGAAAGCTCAGCATTTACGGGGGATCG